Proteins found in one Arachis stenosperma cultivar V10309 chromosome 8, arast.V10309.gnm1.PFL2, whole genome shotgun sequence genomic segment:
- the LOC130946306 gene encoding vesicle-associated protein 4-1-like isoform X2, giving the protein MAIAGGAHTPRSEGNLFRFCPFWSSGNASSSSSLSSSAHNNHNHRSEGNNTATSASASSSSSSAKTVSAVARSLFPPRRRLRLDPSSCLYFPYEPGKQVRSAVRLKNTSKSYVAFKFQTTAPKSCYMRPPGGIIAPGESLIATVFKFVEQPENNEKMSDQKNKVKFKIMSLKVKEGVDYVPELPCMEHGFYFFKPGKDNSTQHGLLLKLAISFLWRIEGLIMCRHFITG; this is encoded by the exons ATGGCAATCGCCGGCGGCGCCCACACGCCGCGCTCCGAAGGTAACCTCTTCAGGTTCTGCCCCTTCTGGAGCTCCGGCaacgcttcttcttcttcttctctatctTCTTCAGCTCACAACAACCATAACCACCGCTCCGAAGGGAACAACACTGCTACTTCTGCTTCtgcgtcttcttcttcttcttctgccaAAACAGTGTCGGCGGTGGCGAGGTCGCTGTTCCCTCCACGTCGAAGGCTCCGTCTCGATCCTTCAAGCTGCCTCTACTTTCCAT ATGAACCGGGGAAACAGGTTAGGAGTGCGGTTCGTTTGAAAAACACAAGCAAGTCGTATGTTGCTTTCAAG TTTCAAACTACGGCACCAAAGAGTTGTTACATGAGGCCTCCTGGTGGTATTATTGCTCCTGGTGAAAGCTTGATTGCAACCG TGTTTAAGTTTGTGGAGCAACCTGAGAACAATGAAAAGATGTCAGACCAGAAGAACAAGGTGAAGTTCAAAATCATGAGTCTCAAAGTGAAAGAAGGAGTGGACTACGTACCTGAGCTG CCTTGCATGGAGCatggattttatttctttaagcCAGGAAAAGATAACTCAACTCAACATGGGTTGCTTCTTAAGTTGGCAATCAGCTTTctttggagaattgaaggactCATAATGTGCAGACATTTCATTACTGGTTAA
- the LOC130946306 gene encoding vesicle-associated protein 4-1-like isoform X1 gives MAIAGGAHTPRSEGNLFRFCPFWSSGNASSSSSLSSSAHNNHNHRSEGNNTATSASASSSSSSAKTVSAVARSLFPPRRRLRLDPSSCLYFPYEPGKQVRSAVRLKNTSKSYVAFKFQTTAPKSCYMRPPGGIIAPGESLIATVFKFVEQPENNEKMSDQKNKVKFKIMSLKVKEGVDYVPELFDEQKDLVSVERILKVVFIDPERPSPALEKLKRQLNEADTAVEARKKPPPAEAGPRVVAEGLVIDEWKERRERYLARQQVQAVDSV, from the exons ATGGCAATCGCCGGCGGCGCCCACACGCCGCGCTCCGAAGGTAACCTCTTCAGGTTCTGCCCCTTCTGGAGCTCCGGCaacgcttcttcttcttcttctctatctTCTTCAGCTCACAACAACCATAACCACCGCTCCGAAGGGAACAACACTGCTACTTCTGCTTCtgcgtcttcttcttcttcttctgccaAAACAGTGTCGGCGGTGGCGAGGTCGCTGTTCCCTCCACGTCGAAGGCTCCGTCTCGATCCTTCAAGCTGCCTCTACTTTCCAT ATGAACCGGGGAAACAGGTTAGGAGTGCGGTTCGTTTGAAAAACACAAGCAAGTCGTATGTTGCTTTCAAG TTTCAAACTACGGCACCAAAGAGTTGTTACATGAGGCCTCCTGGTGGTATTATTGCTCCTGGTGAAAGCTTGATTGCAACCG TGTTTAAGTTTGTGGAGCAACCTGAGAACAATGAAAAGATGTCAGACCAGAAGAACAAGGTGAAGTTCAAAATCATGAGTCTCAAAGTGAAAGAAGGAGTGGACTACGTACCTGAGCTG TTTGACGAACAAAAGGATCTAGTCTCAGTGGAACGAATCTTGAAGGTTGTATTTATTGATCCAGAAAGGCCTAGTCCT GCTTTGGAAAAACTGAAGAGACAGCTTAATGAAGCTGATACTGCAGTTGAGGCTCGAAAGAAGCCGCCTCCTGCGGAGGCGGGTCCTCGTGTTGTAGCTGAAGGACTTGTAATTGATGAATGG aaagaaagaagggagaGGTACTTGGCCAGGCAACAAGTTCAAGCAGTAGATTCAGTGTGA
- the LOC130945971 gene encoding uncharacterized protein LOC130945971: MAPRALWSSCFGKHLHNGGVAEGTAADGGVAAAGPVMVEMFTSQGCGTSPAADLVLSRLGRGDFQLGFPVVLLAYHVDYWDYVGWKDPFGSSQWTVRQKAYVQALGLDTIFTPQVIVQGQAHCIGNDENALIEAINSVPRFPAPTFQATFRRPTSDALEVMLTGALRMKVDSNGVAVMVALYENGLVTDCPRGENKGRVLSNDYVVRKLEKLCNVVDLPPKKTVSGTITFPLWSSFNSSKCGLALFIQTNTHQIFGSQNFHLPEDI; the protein is encoded by the exons ATGGCGCCGCGGGCACTCTGGTCATCATGCTTCGGAAAGCACCTCCACAACGGCGGGGTTGCGGAGGGCACGGCGGCGGACGGCGGCGTAGCGGCGGCGGGCCCGGTGATGGTGGAGATGTTCACGTCCCAGGGGTGCGGGACATCGCCGGCGGCAGACCTGGTGCTGTCGCGGCTGGGGAGGGGGGACTTCCAGCTGGGCTTTCCGGTGGTGCTTCTGGCCTACCACGTGGATTATTGGGACTATGTGGGCTGGAAGGACCCATTTGGGTCAAGCCAGTGGACGGTTAGACAAAAAGCTTACGTTCAGGCCCTTGGGCTTGATACCATATTCACACCACAGGTCATAGTCCAAGGCCAGGCCCATTGCATAGGAAATGACGAGAATGCCCTCATTGAAGCCATCAACTCTGTACCCAGGTTCCCTGCTCCTACATTCCAG GCAACTTTCAGAAGGCCTACATCAGATGCATTGGAAGTAATGCTGACAGGTGCATTGAGGATGAAAGTGGACAGCAATGGTGTAGCTGTGATGGTGGCATTGTATGAAAACGGTTTGGTCACTGACTGCCCAAGAGGGGAGAACAAAGGTCGTGTTCTTTCCAATGACTATGTTGTCAGAAAACTCGAAAAGCTATGCAATGTGGTAGACCTTCCTCCAAAGAAGACAGTATCAGGAACAATCACTTTCCCCTTGTGGAGTTCCTTCAACAGCAGCAAGTGTGGCCTAGCACTCTTTATTCAAACCAACACTCATCAAATCTTCGGTTCACAGAATTTTCACCTCCCAGAAGATATATGA